Proteins encoded by one window of Shewanella avicenniae:
- the rplR gene encoding 50S ribosomal protein L18, whose translation MDKKTSRLRRATRTRKKIQELGVNRLVVHRTPRHIYAQVINPEAQVVAAASTVESAVKGALKYTGNVDAAKAVGKAIAERAIEKGVTVVAFDRSGFKYHGRVAALAAAAREAGLQF comes from the coding sequence ATGGATAAGAAAACTTCTCGCTTGCGCCGTGCTACTCGCACCCGCAAGAAGATCCAAGAGCTGGGCGTTAACCGTCTGGTTGTACATCGTACACCGCGTCACATTTACGCTCAGGTTATTAACCCTGAAGCTCAGGTTGTTGCAGCTGCTTCTACCGTAGAAAGTGCGGTAAAAGGTGCGCTGAAATATACCGGCAACGTCGATGCGGCTAAAGCAGTAGGTAAAGCTATTGCTGAGCGCGCGATCGAAAAAGGTGTCACCGTAGTGGCCTTCGATCGTTCAGGTTTCAAGTATCACGGCCGTGTGGCTGCATTAGCAGCTGCTGCGCGTGAAGCTGGTCTGCAGTTCTAA
- the rplF gene encoding 50S ribosomal protein L6, with product MSRVAKAPVSIPAGVEVTLKDQTITVKGAKGSLTREINSAVKVVVEGAAITFAPVEGQVNAWAQAGTARALINNMVVGVSQGFEKKLKLVGVGYRAKVTGSDLDLTLGFSHPLVHKLPAGVTAECPSQTDIVLKSIDKALVGQVAADIRGYRPPEPYKGKGVRYEDENVRRKEAKKK from the coding sequence ATGTCTCGTGTAGCAAAAGCACCAGTCTCTATTCCTGCTGGCGTAGAGGTGACATTAAAAGATCAGACTATCACCGTTAAAGGTGCTAAAGGCAGTCTGACTCGCGAAATCAACAGCGCTGTTAAAGTTGTTGTAGAAGGTGCTGCAATCACTTTCGCTCCAGTTGAAGGTCAAGTTAACGCTTGGGCTCAAGCTGGTACAGCGCGCGCGCTGATCAACAACATGGTTGTTGGTGTTTCGCAAGGCTTCGAAAAGAAATTGAAGCTTGTAGGTGTGGGTTATCGTGCCAAAGTCACTGGTAGTGACTTGGATTTGACCCTCGGTTTCTCTCATCCTCTGGTACACAAGTTACCAGCAGGCGTTACCGCTGAATGCCCAAGCCAAACTGACATCGTACTGAAAAGTATCGACAAAGCATTGGTAGGTCAGGTTGCGGCAGATATTCGTGGCTATCGTCCACCAGAGCCTTACAAAGGTAAAGGTGTTCGCTATGAAGACGAAAATGTACGCCGTAAAGAGGCTAAGAAGAAGTAA
- the rpsH gene encoding 30S ribosomal protein S8 — MSMQDPIADMLTRIRNGQAAAKVSVKMPSAKLKVAIAKVLKEEGYITDYAVADEGSKPELEITLKYFQGKPVVETIQRVSRPGLRIYKGKDELPKVMGGLGVAIVSTSKGLMTDRAARLAGMGGEVICYVA; from the coding sequence ATGAGCATGCAAGATCCTATTGCGGATATGCTGACACGTATCCGTAACGGCCAAGCTGCTGCCAAAGTATCTGTGAAGATGCCGTCTGCCAAACTGAAAGTTGCAATTGCAAAAGTTCTGAAGGAAGAAGGTTACATCACTGACTACGCCGTAGCAGACGAAGGCTCTAAGCCAGAATTGGAAATTACTTTGAAGTATTTCCAAGGCAAACCTGTTGTTGAGACTATCCAGCGCGTAAGCCGTCCAGGTCTTCGTATTTACAAAGGTAAAGACGAATTGCCAAAAGTGATGGGCGGACTGGGTGTCGCAATTGTGTCCACATCTAAAGGCCTGATGACTGATCGTGCCGCCCGCCTTGCAGGCATGGGTGGTGAGGTTATCTGCTACGTAGCGTAA
- the rpsN gene encoding 30S ribosomal protein S14 has product MAKQSMKAREAKRAKLVAQYAEKRAALKALIAAPATSDEDRWDAVLKLQALPRDSSAARQRNRCNQTGRPHGFLRKFGLSRIKLREATMRGEVPGLRKASW; this is encoded by the coding sequence ATGGCAAAACAATCAATGAAAGCACGTGAAGCAAAACGTGCAAAACTCGTGGCTCAGTACGCTGAAAAGCGTGCAGCTCTGAAAGCTCTGATCGCTGCCCCTGCGACTTCTGATGAAGACCGTTGGGATGCTGTTCTGAAGCTGCAAGCGCTTCCACGTGATTCCAGCGCTGCGCGTCAACGCAACCGTTGTAATCAAACTGGTCGCCCACATGGCTTCCTGCGCAAGTTCGGCCTGAGCCGTATCAAACTGCGTGAAGCAACCATGCGTGGTGAAGTTCCTGGTCTGCGTAAGGCCAGCTGGTAA
- the rplE gene encoding 50S ribosomal protein L5 — protein MAKLHDKYKETVIAELTKKFGYTSVMQVPRIEKITLNMGVGEAVADKKVMDHAVRDMTAIAGQKPVVTVARKSVAGFKIRDGYPIGCKVTLRGERMWEFLERLIDIAIPRIRDFRGVSAKSFDGRGNYAMGVREQIIFPEIDYDKIDKIRGMDIVITTSANTDEEGRALLDAFNFPFKK, from the coding sequence ATGGCGAAACTGCATGATAAATACAAAGAGACTGTGATCGCTGAACTGACTAAAAAGTTCGGTTATACCAGTGTCATGCAAGTCCCTCGGATTGAAAAAATCACCCTGAACATGGGTGTTGGCGAAGCCGTTGCAGACAAAAAAGTTATGGACCACGCTGTTCGTGACATGACTGCAATCGCCGGCCAAAAGCCTGTTGTAACTGTTGCTCGTAAATCAGTTGCAGGCTTCAAAATCCGTGATGGCTACCCTATTGGTTGTAAAGTGACCCTGCGTGGCGAACGTATGTGGGAATTCTTAGAGCGTTTGATTGACATCGCTATCCCACGTATCCGCGATTTCCGCGGTGTAAGCGCTAAGTCTTTTGATGGTCGCGGCAACTACGCTATGGGCGTACGCGAGCAAATCATCTTCCCAGAAATCGATTACGATAAAATCGATAAAATTCGCGGTATGGATATTGTTATCACTACCTCTGCGAACACTGACGAAGAAGGTCGTGCTCTGTTGGACGCTTTTAACTTCCCATTCAAGAAATAA
- the rplX gene encoding 50S ribosomal protein L24 — MAAKIRREDEVIVLTGKDKGKRGKVTDVLSTGQLIVAGVNLVKKHQKPNPQLGITGGIVDKEAPIQASNVAIFNPASGKADRVGFRVEDGKKVRFFKSNSELVK, encoded by the coding sequence ATGGCAGCAAAAATCCGTCGTGAAGACGAAGTAATCGTATTGACTGGTAAAGATAAAGGTAAGCGCGGTAAGGTTACCGACGTTTTATCAACTGGCCAGTTGATCGTTGCAGGTGTAAACCTTGTTAAGAAACATCAGAAGCCTAACCCACAGTTGGGTATCACTGGTGGTATCGTTGACAAAGAAGCACCAATCCAAGCATCAAATGTTGCGATCTTCAACCCTGCTTCTGGCAAGGCTGATCGTGTTGGTTTCCGAGTTGAAGACGGCAAAAAAGTTCGTTTCTTCAAGTCGAACAGTGAACTCGTTAAGTAA
- the rplN gene encoding 50S ribosomal protein L14, which produces MIQMQSTLDVACNSGARRVQCIKVLGGSHRRYAGIGDIIKVSVKEAIPRAKAKKGDVYNAVVVRTKKGVRRPDGSVIRFDRNAAVLLNNNLQPIGTRIFGPVTRELRSEQFMKIVSLAPEVL; this is translated from the coding sequence ATGATCCAAATGCAATCGACTCTCGATGTCGCATGTAACAGCGGCGCTCGCAGAGTTCAGTGTATTAAGGTCTTGGGTGGCTCTCATCGTCGTTATGCCGGTATCGGCGACATCATCAAAGTTTCTGTTAAAGAAGCGATCCCTCGCGCTAAAGCGAAGAAAGGTGATGTGTATAACGCGGTGGTAGTCCGTACTAAGAAAGGCGTACGTCGTCCAGACGGTTCTGTCATTCGCTTCGATCGGAATGCAGCTGTTCTTTTGAACAACAACCTGCAGCCGATTGGTACTCGTATCTTTGGACCTGTGACACGTGAACTGCGCTCTGAGCAATTCATGAAAATTGTGTCGCTGGCACCAGAAGTACTGTAA
- the rpsQ gene encoding 30S ribosomal protein S17 — MSESIRTLQGKVTSNKMDKSITVAVERQVKHPIYGKYVKRTTKIHAHDETNQCNEGDIVTISQCRPLSKTKSWTLVEVVSKA, encoded by the coding sequence ATGTCTGAGAGCATCCGTACTTTGCAGGGTAAAGTGACCAGCAACAAAATGGACAAATCCATCACTGTTGCCGTTGAGCGTCAAGTTAAGCACCCAATCTACGGTAAGTACGTAAAACGTACTACTAAGATCCATGCACATGACGAAACTAACCAGTGCAATGAAGGCGATATCGTGACTATTAGTCAATGTCGTCCTCTGTCTAAGACTAAGTCTTGGACCCTGGTTGAAGTAGTGAGCAAAGCCTAA
- the rpmC gene encoding 50S ribosomal protein L29, whose protein sequence is MKASELREKSVEELNAELLGLLREQFNLRMQHATGQLAQTHQLKQVRRNIARVKTIITSKAGA, encoded by the coding sequence ATGAAAGCGAGCGAACTAAGAGAAAAGAGCGTTGAAGAACTGAACGCTGAATTACTTGGTCTGCTGCGTGAGCAGTTTAACCTGCGCATGCAACACGCTACTGGTCAGCTGGCTCAAACTCACCAGCTGAAACAAGTGCGTCGTAACATTGCGCGCGTTAAGACCATTATTACTTCTAAGGCAGGTGCATAA
- the rplP gene encoding 50S ribosomal protein L16 — MLQPKRTKFRKMFKGRNRGLANGTEVSFGTFGLKAVGRGRLTARQIESARRAMTRHVKRQGQIWIRIFPDKPITSKPLEVRMGKGKGNVEYWVCQIQPGKVLYEMGGVPEQLARDAFALAAAKLPIKTTFVTKTVM, encoded by the coding sequence ATGCTGCAACCAAAACGTACTAAATTTCGCAAAATGTTCAAAGGCCGCAACCGCGGTCTGGCGAATGGCACAGAAGTTAGCTTCGGTACTTTCGGCCTGAAGGCTGTAGGTCGCGGTCGTCTGACAGCGCGTCAGATTGAATCTGCACGTCGTGCTATGACTCGTCACGTTAAGCGTCAAGGTCAAATTTGGATTCGAATTTTCCCTGACAAGCCGATTACCTCTAAGCCTCTTGAAGTGCGTATGGGTAAAGGTAAAGGTAACGTTGAATACTGGGTATGCCAGATTCAACCTGGTAAGGTACTTTACGAAATGGGTGGTGTACCAGAACAGTTGGCTCGCGATGCATTCGCACTGGCTGCTGCTAAACTGCCTATCAAAACTACCTTCGTAACTAAGACGGTGATGTAA
- the rpsC gene encoding 30S ribosomal protein S3 translates to MGQKVHPNGIRLGITKPWVSTWYAEKGEFAANLHSDWEVRKYLEEKLKAASVSKIVIERPAKSIRVTIHTARPGVVIGKKGEDVEVLRNEVAKIAGTPAQINIAEIRKPELDSKLVADSIAQQLERRVMFRRAMKRAVQNAMRLGAKGIKVEVSGRLGGAEIARSEWYREGRVPLHTLRADIDYATAESHTTYGVIGVKVWVFKGEVLDGIVPAAVEEPKQQPKRKPRGK, encoded by the coding sequence ATGGGACAGAAAGTACATCCTAATGGTATCCGTCTGGGTATCACTAAGCCTTGGGTCTCTACCTGGTACGCTGAAAAAGGCGAGTTCGCTGCGAACCTGCACAGTGACTGGGAAGTGCGTAAGTATCTCGAAGAGAAACTGAAGGCCGCATCAGTATCCAAGATTGTTATCGAACGCCCTGCGAAAAGCATCCGCGTTACTATTCACACTGCCCGTCCAGGTGTTGTGATCGGTAAGAAAGGTGAAGACGTTGAAGTTCTGCGTAACGAAGTTGCCAAAATTGCTGGTACTCCTGCACAGATCAACATCGCTGAGATCCGCAAGCCAGAGCTGGACTCTAAGCTTGTAGCTGACTCAATCGCCCAGCAGCTGGAACGCCGTGTGATGTTCCGTCGCGCTATGAAGCGTGCGGTTCAAAACGCTATGCGTCTTGGCGCTAAGGGTATCAAAGTTGAAGTTAGCGGTCGTCTGGGCGGTGCCGAGATTGCGCGTTCTGAGTGGTATCGTGAAGGTCGCGTACCTTTGCATACTCTGCGTGCTGATATCGACTACGCAACTGCTGAAAGTCACACCACTTACGGTGTGATCGGTGTGAAAGTTTGGGTCTTCAAAGGCGAAGTTCTGGACGGTATCGTACCTGCAGCAGTGGAAGAGCCGAAGCAGCAACCTAAGCGCAAACCTCGTGGTAAATAG
- the rplV gene encoding 50S ribosomal protein L22, which yields MEVLAKHRFARTSPQKARLVADQIRGLPVDKALEILTFSPKKAAVLVKKVLDSAIANAEHNEGADIDELKVGKVFVDEGPTMKRIMPRAKGRADRIMKRTSHITVVVSDR from the coding sequence ATGGAAGTTTTAGCTAAACATCGCTTTGCCCGTACGTCGCCTCAAAAGGCACGCTTAGTGGCTGATCAGATCCGTGGACTGCCTGTTGATAAGGCTCTCGAGATTCTGACTTTCAGCCCTAAAAAAGCGGCCGTACTGGTTAAGAAAGTATTGGATTCAGCCATTGCTAACGCCGAGCACAACGAAGGTGCTGATATCGACGAATTGAAAGTCGGTAAAGTTTTCGTTGATGAAGGTCCAACAATGAAACGCATCATGCCACGCGCTAAAGGCCGTGCTGATCGTATCATGAAGCGCACCAGCCACATTACTGTGGTTGTGTCAGATCGCTAG
- the rpsS gene encoding 30S ribosomal protein S19, which translates to MPRSLKKGPFIDLHLLKKVEKAVEAGDKKPIKTWSRRSMIIPQMIGLTIAVHNGRQHVPVFVTDEMIGHKLGEFSPTRTYRGHAADKKAKKR; encoded by the coding sequence ATGCCACGTTCTCTCAAGAAAGGTCCATTCATTGACCTACACTTGCTGAAGAAGGTAGAGAAAGCGGTGGAAGCCGGTGACAAAAAGCCTATCAAGACTTGGTCTCGCCGCTCTATGATCATCCCACAAATGATTGGGTTGACCATCGCTGTCCATAATGGTCGTCAGCACGTACCAGTGTTCGTAACTGACGAAATGATCGGCCACAAACTTGGTGAATTCTCACCAACTCGCACTTATCGCGGCCATGCTGCTGATAAGAAAGCGAAGAAGCGTTAA
- the rplB gene encoding 50S ribosomal protein L2, whose protein sequence is MAIVKCKPTSPGRRGVVKIVNSDLHKGKPFAGLLAKKTKSGGRNNTGRITTRHIGGGHKQHYRLIDFKRNKDGIPGKIERLEYDPNRTANIALVLYADGERRYILAAKGMQAGDKVVSGPQADIKTGNAMPLINIPVGSVVHAVEMKPGKGAQIARSAGAYAQVVARDGAYATLRLRSGEMRKVPVECRATLGEVGNAEHMLRQLGKAGAKRWMGVRPTVRGVAMNPVDHPHGGGEGRTSGGRHPVTPWGVPTKGYKTRSNKRTDKYIVRRRNK, encoded by the coding sequence ATGGCAATTGTAAAGTGTAAGCCAACCTCTCCAGGTCGTCGCGGCGTTGTTAAAATCGTTAACAGCGATCTGCATAAAGGCAAACCATTTGCTGGCCTGCTGGCGAAAAAGACAAAGTCTGGTGGTCGTAACAACACCGGTCGTATCACTACCCGTCATATCGGTGGTGGTCACAAACAACACTATCGTTTGATTGACTTCAAACGTAACAAAGATGGTATCCCAGGCAAAATCGAACGTCTGGAATATGATCCTAACCGTACTGCTAACATCGCATTGGTGTTGTACGCAGACGGTGAACGTCGCTACATTCTGGCTGCCAAAGGCATGCAAGCTGGTGACAAAGTTGTTTCTGGCCCACAAGCTGACATCAAAACCGGCAACGCAATGCCACTGATCAACATTCCAGTAGGTTCTGTTGTTCACGCGGTAGAAATGAAGCCTGGTAAAGGTGCTCAGATCGCACGTTCTGCTGGTGCATACGCACAAGTAGTAGCTCGTGATGGTGCTTATGCAACTCTGCGTCTGCGTTCAGGCGAAATGCGTAAAGTGCCTGTAGAGTGCCGTGCAACTCTGGGTGAAGTAGGTAACGCTGAACACATGCTGCGTCAGCTGGGTAAAGCTGGTGCCAAGCGCTGGATGGGCGTACGTCCAACAGTACGTGGTGTTGCAATGAACCCAGTAGACCACCCACACGGTGGTGGTGAAGGTCGTACTTCTGGTGGTCGTCACCCAGTGACTCCATGGGGCGTTCCAACTAAGGGTTACAAAACTCGCAGTAATAAGCGCACTGACAAGTACATTGTACGTCGTCGTAACAAGTAA
- the rplW gene encoding 50S ribosomal protein L23, translating into MIREERILKVILAPHISEKSTVVAEKNNTVVFRVAVDSTKAEIKAAVEKLFETKVEGVRTLVTKGKTKRHGARQGRRSDWKKAYVTLAEGAEIDFIGNAE; encoded by the coding sequence ATGATCCGCGAAGAACGTATTTTGAAAGTGATTCTGGCACCACACATCTCTGAAAAGAGCACTGTAGTTGCTGAGAAAAACAACACTGTAGTTTTCCGCGTAGCTGTTGATTCTACTAAAGCTGAAATCAAAGCTGCTGTTGAAAAACTGTTCGAAACTAAAGTCGAAGGTGTTCGCACTTTGGTTACTAAAGGCAAAACTAAACGTCACGGTGCCCGTCAAGGCCGTCGTAGCGATTGGAAAAAAGCTTACGTAACCCTAGCTGAAGGCGCTGAAATCGATTTTATCGGCAACGCTGAGTAA
- the rplD gene encoding 50S ribosomal protein L4 codes for MELVLKDAQSALEVSETTFGRDFNEALVHQVVVAFAANARQGTRAQKTRAEVHGTAKKPWRQKGTGRARSGDVKSPIWRKGGVSFAAKPQDHGQKVNKKMYRGALKSILSELVRQERLIVVEQFGVEAPKTKELKAKLKEMQLDDVLIVTPEVDENLFLAARNLYKVDVRDVAGIDPVSLIAFDKVLVTADAVKQIEEMLA; via the coding sequence ATGGAATTGGTATTGAAAGACGCGCAAAGCGCTCTTGAAGTTTCCGAAACTACCTTCGGCCGTGACTTTAACGAAGCACTGGTTCATCAGGTAGTTGTAGCATTCGCTGCAAACGCGCGTCAGGGCACTCGTGCTCAGAAAACTCGCGCTGAAGTTCATGGCACTGCTAAGAAGCCATGGCGTCAAAAAGGCACCGGCCGCGCGCGTTCTGGTGACGTAAAAAGCCCGATCTGGCGTAAAGGTGGTGTATCTTTCGCTGCTAAGCCACAAGATCACGGCCAAAAAGTTAACAAGAAGATGTACCGCGGTGCTCTGAAGAGCATTCTGTCTGAATTGGTACGTCAAGAACGCTTGATCGTTGTTGAGCAGTTCGGTGTTGAAGCTCCAAAAACTAAAGAGCTGAAAGCTAAACTGAAAGAAATGCAACTGGACGATGTTCTGATTGTGACTCCAGAAGTTGATGAGAACCTGTTCTTGGCAGCACGCAACCTGTACAAGGTTGACGTACGTGATGTTGCAGGTATCGACCCAGTTAGCTTGATCGCGTTCGACAAAGTGCTTGTCACTGCTGATGCTGTGAAGCAAATCGAGGAGATGCTGGCATGA
- the rplC gene encoding 50S ribosomal protein L3, protein MAIGLIGRKVGMTRIFTEDGASIPVTVIEVEANRVTQVKTLENDGYRALQVTTGAKKANRVTKPEAGHFAKAGVEAGRGLWELRLADGEGEGIEVGAELKVEIFADVAKVDVTGQSKGKGFQGGVKRWNFRTQDMTHGNSLSHRANGSIGQNQTPGRVFKGKKMSGHMGAERVTTQNLDVVRVDAERNLLLVKGAVPGANNGDLIIKPAVKA, encoded by the coding sequence ATGGCTATCGGTCTTATTGGTCGTAAAGTGGGTATGACCCGCATCTTCACTGAAGATGGCGCGTCTATCCCTGTTACAGTAATTGAAGTGGAAGCCAACCGCGTAACTCAGGTGAAAACTCTGGAAAACGACGGTTACCGTGCACTCCAAGTTACTACTGGTGCCAAAAAAGCCAATCGTGTCACTAAGCCAGAAGCTGGCCACTTTGCTAAGGCAGGCGTTGAAGCCGGTCGTGGTTTGTGGGAATTGCGTTTGGCAGATGGTGAAGGCGAAGGCATTGAAGTTGGTGCTGAACTGAAAGTTGAAATCTTCGCTGACGTTGCAAAAGTTGACGTTACTGGTCAATCAAAAGGTAAGGGCTTCCAAGGCGGCGTTAAGCGCTGGAACTTCCGTACTCAAGACATGACTCACGGTAACTCACTGTCGCACCGTGCTAACGGTTCTATCGGTCAGAACCAGACGCCAGGTCGCGTATTCAAAGGCAAGAAAATGTCAGGTCACATGGGCGCAGAACGCGTTACCACCCAGAATCTGGACGTTGTACGTGTAGATGCTGAACGTAACCTGTTGCTGGTAAAAGGCGCTGTGCCTGGTGCTAACAACGGCGACCTGATCATCAAGCCTGCGGTTAAAGCATAA